A window from Polyodon spathula isolate WHYD16114869_AA chromosome 28, ASM1765450v1, whole genome shotgun sequence encodes these proteins:
- the LOC121301781 gene encoding max-like protein X isoform X4, producing the protein MTENCAPDDPWNKADPTYSDSGFDPTFFADSTRKGSLVSRANSVGSTSASSVPNTDDEDSDYRHETSYKESYKDRRRQAHSQAEQKRRNAIKKGYDDLQAIVPTCQQQDCSVGSQKISKATVLQKTIDYIQFLHKEKKKQEEDVSTLRKDVMALKIMKINYEQIVKAHQNNPHHGKGQVSDQVKFSIFQNIMDSLFHSFNSTISVTSFQELSACVFSWIEEHCKPQTLRETVVGVLHQLNSQLY; encoded by the exons CTTTCTTTGCAGATAGCACTAGGAAAGGGAGTCTAGTCTCCAGAGCTAACAGTGTTGGATCTACAAGTGCATCGTCTGTACCCAACACAG ATGATGAAGACAGCGATTACCGGCACGAAACATCCTACAAGGAGTCCTACAAAGACCGACGGAGGCAGGCGCATAGTCAGGCGGAGCAGAAAAGACGAAATGCTATCAAG AAAGGCTATGATGATTTACAGGCAATCGTTCCAACATGCCAGCAACAAGACTGCTCTGTCGGTTCTCAGAAAATAAGCAAAGCCACTGTCTTACAGAAAA CTATTGACTACATCCAGTTTTTACACAAAGAGAAGAAAAAGCAGGAAGAGGATGTCTCCACTCTCCGGAAGGACGTTATGGCATTGAAGATTATGAAAAT TAATTATGAGCAGATTGTGAAAGCCCACCAGAACAATCCCCACCATGGGAAGGGTCAGGTGTCGGACCAGGTGAAGTTCAGCATTTTCCAGAACATCATGGACTCCCTGTTTCACTCCTTCAATTCCACGATCTCTGTGACGAGCTTCCAGGAGCTCTCTGCTTGTGTCTTCAGCTGGATTGAGGAACACTGCAAGCCCCAG acacTCCGGGAGACCGTGGTCGGAGTGCTGCACCAGTTAAACAGCCAATTGTACTGA
- the LOC121301781 gene encoding max-like protein X isoform X5, with protein MAFFADSTRKGSLVSRANSVGSTSASSVPNTADCMTDNDCSPTADDEDSDYRHETSYKESYKDRRRQAHSQAEQKRRNAIKKGYDDLQAIVPTCQQQDCSVGSQKISKATVLQKTIDYIQFLHKEKKKQEEDVSTLRKDVMALKIMKINYEQIVKAHQNNPHHGKGQVSDQVKFSIFQNIMDSLFHSFNSTISVTSFQELSACVFSWIEEHCKPQTLRETVVGVLHQLNSQLY; from the exons CTTTCTTTGCAGATAGCACTAGGAAAGGGAGTCTAGTCTCCAGAGCTAACAGTGTTGGATCTACAAGTGCATCGTCTGTACCCAACACAG CTGATTGCATGACAGACAATGATTGTTCTCCAACTGCAGATGATGAAGACAGCGATTACCGGCACGAAACATCCTACAAGGAGTCCTACAAAGACCGACGGAGGCAGGCGCATAGTCAGGCGGAGCAGAAAAGACGAAATGCTATCAAG AAAGGCTATGATGATTTACAGGCAATCGTTCCAACATGCCAGCAACAAGACTGCTCTGTCGGTTCTCAGAAAATAAGCAAAGCCACTGTCTTACAGAAAA CTATTGACTACATCCAGTTTTTACACAAAGAGAAGAAAAAGCAGGAAGAGGATGTCTCCACTCTCCGGAAGGACGTTATGGCATTGAAGATTATGAAAAT TAATTATGAGCAGATTGTGAAAGCCCACCAGAACAATCCCCACCATGGGAAGGGTCAGGTGTCGGACCAGGTGAAGTTCAGCATTTTCCAGAACATCATGGACTCCCTGTTTCACTCCTTCAATTCCACGATCTCTGTGACGAGCTTCCAGGAGCTCTCTGCTTGTGTCTTCAGCTGGATTGAGGAACACTGCAAGCCCCAG acacTCCGGGAGACCGTGGTCGGAGTGCTGCACCAGTTAAACAGCCAATTGTACTGA
- the LOC121301781 gene encoding max-like protein X isoform X3, translating to MTENCAPDDPWNKADPTYSDSGFDPTFFADSTRKGSLVSRANSVGSTSASSVPNTADCMTDNDCSPTADDEDSDYRHETSYKESYKDRRRQAHSQAEQKRRNAIKKGYDDLQAIVPTCQQQDCSVGSQKISKATVLQKTIDYIQFLHKEKKKQEEDVSTLRKDVMALKIMKINYEQIVKAHQNNPHHGKGQVSDQVKFSIFQNIMDSLFHSFNSTISVTSFQELSACVFSWIEEHCKPQTLRETVVGVLHQLNSQLY from the exons CTTTCTTTGCAGATAGCACTAGGAAAGGGAGTCTAGTCTCCAGAGCTAACAGTGTTGGATCTACAAGTGCATCGTCTGTACCCAACACAG CTGATTGCATGACAGACAATGATTGTTCTCCAACTGCAGATGATGAAGACAGCGATTACCGGCACGAAACATCCTACAAGGAGTCCTACAAAGACCGACGGAGGCAGGCGCATAGTCAGGCGGAGCAGAAAAGACGAAATGCTATCAAG AAAGGCTATGATGATTTACAGGCAATCGTTCCAACATGCCAGCAACAAGACTGCTCTGTCGGTTCTCAGAAAATAAGCAAAGCCACTGTCTTACAGAAAA CTATTGACTACATCCAGTTTTTACACAAAGAGAAGAAAAAGCAGGAAGAGGATGTCTCCACTCTCCGGAAGGACGTTATGGCATTGAAGATTATGAAAAT TAATTATGAGCAGATTGTGAAAGCCCACCAGAACAATCCCCACCATGGGAAGGGTCAGGTGTCGGACCAGGTGAAGTTCAGCATTTTCCAGAACATCATGGACTCCCTGTTTCACTCCTTCAATTCCACGATCTCTGTGACGAGCTTCCAGGAGCTCTCTGCTTGTGTCTTCAGCTGGATTGAGGAACACTGCAAGCCCCAG acacTCCGGGAGACCGTGGTCGGAGTGCTGCACCAGTTAAACAGCCAATTGTACTGA
- the LOC121301971 gene encoding homologous-pairing protein 2 homolog yields the protein MSKSKDAGAASVILNYLNEKNRPYSAQDVFGNLQKQHGLGKTAVVKAMELLAQQGKIREKVYGKQKIYFADQSQFTDVSDTELKSMDGKISELNSQIQGIQQDCRQLDAELRELNSSMTTKELISEIEALKKECVESKQRLERIKNATNHVTPEEKEKVYKERSQFVKEWKKRKRLTNDIMDAVLEGYPKSKKQFLEEVGVETDEDCKVTVPNV from the exons ATGAGCAAATCTAAAGATGCTGGGG CTGCTTCTGTTATTCTGAATTACCTGAATGAGAAGAACAGACCATACAGTGCTCAGGATGTCTTTGGAAACCTTCAGAAGCAGCATGGCTTGGGAAAAACG GCTGTGGTTAAAGCCATGGAACTCCTGGCACAGCAGGGAAAGATCAGAGAGAAGGTCTACGGCAAgcaaaaaatctattttgctgATCAG TCTCAGTTTACAGATGTGAGTGACACAGAGTTGAAAAGCATGGATGGAAAGATCTCTGAGCTCAATTCCCAGATCCAGGGTATTCAGCAGGACTGCCGGCAACTGGATGCAG AACTGAGGGAGCTGAACAGTTCTATGACCACAAAGGAGCTGATTTCCGAGATTGAAGCGCTGAAAAAGGAATGTGTCGAATCCAAACAGAGACTGGAGAGGATCAAAAATGCAACCAATCACGTGACTCCCGAGGAGAAAGAGAAG GTGTACAAGGAAAGAAGCCAGTTCGTTAAAGagtggaagaaaagaaaaagattg ACAAATGATATAATGGATGCAGTTCTCGAGGGATACCCGAAGAGCAAGAAGCAGTTTTTG GAGGAAGTTGGAGTAGAAACTGATGAAGATTGCAAAGTGACCGTGCCTAATGTGTGA
- the LOC121301744 gene encoding reticulophagy regulator 3-like, with product MMLCPAVIVSQPYSSFINAEFSLFPNQLDDSLVARELAITDSEHSDVEVSYTDNGTFNLSRGQTPLTEGSEDLDRHSDPEESFARDLPDFPSINPDATLLDDEDDTSIGIPSVPYRSLTQEEARLYSDQEEINTELSLSGLLPANDFTSDIAGIIASNMIQAALAGAVQGPPRRDNPQRAPPRGYRKQSSSELDTDVEGDDFEMLDQSELSQIDPTGSQSREGGQQQQYSASGFISNLLRKQ from the exons ATGATGCTGTGTCCGGCAGTAATAG TTTCCCAACCCTATAGCAGTTTTATTAATGCTGAATTTTCTTTGTTTCCGAACCAGCTTGATGATTCATTGGTGGCTAGGGAGCTGGCAATCACTGACTCGGAGCACTCAGATGTTGAAGTCTCTTACACAGACAATGGGACGTTTAATCTGTCCAGGGGACAAACTCCACTCACAGAGGGATCAGaag ATCTGGACCGCCACAGCGATCCTGAAGAATCGTTTGCCAGAGATCTTCCCGATTTTCCTTCCATCAATCCCGACGCCACCCTGCTGGACGACGAAGACGACACCAGCATTGGGATCCCCAGTGTACCCTACAGATCCCTGACCCAAGAGGAAGCACGCTTGTACTCGGACCAAGAAGAAATCAATACAGAGCTGTCCCTTAGTGGGCTTCTACCTGCAAACGACTTCACCAGTGACATTGCTGGGATCATAGCCAGCAACATGATTCAAGCAGCACTGGCTGGAGCTGTCCAGGGCCCTCCCAGGAGAGACAATCCCCAGAGGGCACCCCCGAGAGGTTACCGCAAGCAGTCCAGCTCCGAACTGGACACTGACGTGGAAGGGGACGATTTTGAAATGCTGGACCAGTCGGAGCTTAGCCAGATTGATCCGACTGGGTCTCAGAGCAGAGAAGGGGGCCAACAGCAGCAGTATTCTGCTTCAGGATTTATATCCAACCTCCTGAGGAAACAGTAA